Below is a genomic region from Isosphaeraceae bacterium EP7.
GGGCCGAGGTTGGGCGGCGGGATGAGGCCGGAATGGAGCGGTCGACGGCCGCCTACAATCTCAGGGGCCCGAAAACGCGAAGCGCCGGGAGAAGCCGATCATGCGTAGCCCGAGGCTGGGCCTTTGCTGCCTGTTCGTCGACGAGCCGATCAAGTTCCGCACCACAACCGCCACGTCGCTCCTGAAGCTGGCGCCCGAGGCGCGTGCGGTCAAACTATCGGCCCTCTGCCTGGAGAACGCACAGGCCCTGATGGCGGCCCTGCAATACTGCGACAGGACCGGGATCGGCTGTTTCCGAGTCAACAGCCAGATCCTGCCGGTGAAGACCCACCCACAGACCGGCTACCGCGTGGACGACCTGCCCGAAGCGGCCGCGATTGTCGAGGCGTTCCGAGCCTGCGGCTCATTCGCCCGTGCTCGCGACATCCGGACCGTCTTCCACCCCGACCAGTTCGTCGTGATCAACTCGAACCGGCCCGACGTCGTCGAGAAGTCGATCGATGAGCTGGACTATCAGGCGGAAGTGGCCGAGTGGATCAACGCGGATGTCCTGAACGTCCACATCGGCGGCGTTTACGGCGACAAGGCCTCGGCGGTGGAGACGTTCTGCCGTCGACTCGAACTTCTGCCCGACCGAGCCAGGCGTCGCTTGACCGTGGAGAACGACGATAAGAGCTTCGCCCCGGCCGACATGATCGCGGCCTGCCGGACGAATGGCGTTCCGCTGGTCTACGACGTCCACCATCACCGCTGCCTGGCCGATGGGCTGAGCGTCGAGGAGGCCACCGAGGCGGCCCTGACGACCTGGGATCGCGAGCCCCTCTTCCACATCTCCAGCCCGATCGACGGTTGGGATGGGCCGAAGCCCCTGCGACACCACGACGAGATCGACCCTCGCGATTTCCCCGACTGCTGGCGAGGGCGGGAAATCACCGTCGAGGTGGAGGCCAAGGCCAAGGAACGTGCCGTGCGGAACCTGGCCGCTGCCCTGGCCCTGGCCTGATCCCCCCGGTCAGCGGACCCCGGCGACCTCGGCGGTGTATTCCAGCAGCCAGATCATCTCGGCCCGCTGGAGCCTGCGACCGACGGAAAGGGTCGGGGAACCGGGCCTGGCCTGGTCGCACCAGTTGAT
It encodes:
- the uvsE gene encoding UV DNA damage repair endonuclease UvsE, which produces MRSPRLGLCCLFVDEPIKFRTTTATSLLKLAPEARAVKLSALCLENAQALMAALQYCDRTGIGCFRVNSQILPVKTHPQTGYRVDDLPEAAAIVEAFRACGSFARARDIRTVFHPDQFVVINSNRPDVVEKSIDELDYQAEVAEWINADVLNVHIGGVYGDKASAVETFCRRLELLPDRARRRLTVENDDKSFAPADMIAACRTNGVPLVYDVHHHRCLADGLSVEEATEAALTTWDREPLFHISSPIDGWDGPKPLRHHDEIDPRDFPDCWRGREITVEVEAKAKERAVRNLAAALALA